The Ignatzschineria rhizosphaerae genome contains a region encoding:
- the rplB gene encoding 50S ribosomal protein L2 has product MSIKKAKPTSPGRRSLIQVVTPGLHKGKPYAPLVEGQHRTGGRNNDGRITSRHRGGGHKQHYRLIDFKRNKENIPAKVERIEYDPNRTAHIALLCYVDGERRYIIAPAKVEVGDVLFAGSNAPIKAGNSLPLRNIPIGTTVHCVEMKPGKGAQLARSAGTSVQLIAKEGEYSTLRLRSGEIRKVLSDCKATIGVVSNGEHSLRVLGKAGAKRWAGVRPQTRGAAMNPVDHPHGGGEGRTKGGRHPVTPWGQPTKGYKTRTNKRTTKYIVRRRTK; this is encoded by the coding sequence ATGAGTATAAAAAAAGCAAAACCAACTTCACCAGGTCGTCGCTCACTGATTCAAGTTGTAACTCCTGGTCTTCATAAGGGTAAACCTTATGCGCCATTAGTAGAAGGACAACATAGAACTGGCGGTCGTAACAATGATGGACGTATTACGTCACGTCATCGTGGTGGTGGTCATAAACAACATTATCGTTTAATTGATTTTAAACGTAATAAAGAGAACATTCCTGCGAAGGTTGAGCGTATTGAATACGATCCTAACCGTACAGCGCATATTGCTCTTCTTTGCTATGTTGATGGTGAGCGTCGTTATATTATTGCGCCAGCAAAAGTTGAAGTAGGTGATGTATTATTTGCAGGTTCAAATGCACCTATTAAGGCAGGTAACTCACTCCCACTTCGTAATATTCCAATCGGTACAACGGTTCACTGTGTAGAAATGAAACCAGGTAAAGGTGCGCAATTAGCACGTTCAGCTGGTACTTCAGTTCAGTTAATCGCTAAAGAAGGTGAGTATTCAACACTTCGTTTACGTTCAGGTGAGATTCGTAAAGTTCTCTCTGACTGTAAAGCAACAATTGGTGTTGTAAGTAATGGTGAGCATAGCCTTCGTGTTCTTGGTAAAGCTGGTGCGAAACGTTGGGCGGGTGTTCGTCCACAAACTCGTGGTGCAGCGATGAACCCGGTAGATCACCCTCATGGTGGTGGTGAAGGTCGTACAAAAGGTGGTCGTCACCCAGTTACGCCTTGGGGTCAACCAACTAAAGGTTATAAAACACGT
- the rplW gene encoding 50S ribosomal protein L23 — MSLDVKERLMKVIVAPHASEKTARQEELNREVTFRVLKDANKKEIADAVELMFGRKVEKVTVLNQNGKRRSFGRHMGVKQDWKKAYVTLADGEDEIDFLGDM, encoded by the coding sequence ATGAGTCTAGATGTTAAAGAAAGATTAATGAAAGTGATCGTTGCTCCTCATGCGTCTGAAAAAACAGCGCGTCAAGAAGAGTTAAACAGAGAAGTAACTTTCCGTGTGTTAAAAGATGCAAACAAAAAAGAGATCGCTGATGCGGTTGAATTAATGTTTGGTCGTAAAGTAGAGAAAGTTACTGTGCTTAACCAAAATGGTAAGCGTAGATCATTTGGGCGTCACATGGGTGTTAAGCAAGACTGGAAAAAAGCTTACGTAACACTTGCTGATGGGGAAGATGAAATTGATTTTTTAGGTGATATGTAA
- the rplD gene encoding 50S ribosomal protein L4: MEIQVIGGSPVELDEALFARDFNEALVHQVVTAYQAGGRAGTRAQKTRAEVAGSTAKPWRQKGTGRARVGSKRNPIWRGGGVTFAAKPQNWSQKVNKKMYKAAMLNILAELIRSERLVVVEEFTMAEPKTKEFIAKLANLNVQNESVLLVTEAVDFPLYLSARNVPHVLLLDVEAIDPVSLVHFDKVIMTKQALESVKELLA, from the coding sequence ATGGAAATTCAAGTAATTGGCGGATCTCCAGTTGAATTAGATGAGGCATTATTTGCTCGTGATTTTAACGAAGCGTTAGTGCATCAGGTTGTAACTGCATATCAAGCAGGTGGAAGAGCCGGAACTCGCGCTCAAAAAACACGTGCAGAAGTTGCAGGTAGTACAGCAAAACCTTGGAGACAAAAAGGCACTGGTCGCGCCCGTGTTGGTAGTAAGCGTAACCCAATCTGGAGAGGTGGTGGTGTAACATTTGCTGCGAAACCACAAAACTGGAGCCAAAAAGTAAACAAGAAAATGTACAAAGCAGCAATGCTAAATATCCTTGCTGAATTAATCAGAAGCGAAAGATTAGTGGTTGTTGAAGAGTTCACAATGGCTGAACCAAAAACTAAAGAGTTTATTGCGAAGCTTGCGAACCTCAATGTACAAAATGAGAGCGTATTATTAGTCACTGAAGCAGTTGACTTCCCATTATATTTAAGTGCAAGAAACGTACCGCACGTTCTTTTACTTGATGTGGAAGCGATTGATCCAGTAAGCCTCGTGCATTTTGATAAAGTTATCATGACTAAGCAGGCGCTTGAATCAGTTAAGGAGTTATTAGCATGA
- the rplC gene encoding 50S ribosomal protein L3 translates to MAVGLIGKKLGMSRVFGEDGRSLAVTVVQIENNEIAQIKTEGIDGYSAIQVAHGPQYSSKKKKTLDGHFAKAGITSARSLWEFRVNAAQEAEFEVAQKLTVELFEAGQKVDVSGITQGKGFAGTIKRHNFAGQRNTHGNSLSHRVPGSIGQCQDPGRVFKGKKMSGHMGAVRRTAQNLEVVVVDTERSLLLIKGAVPGPKGSDVVVSPAIKVKRGKA, encoded by the coding sequence ATGGCAGTAGGATTAATCGGAAAAAAACTCGGGATGAGTAGAGTTTTTGGTGAAGATGGTCGCTCACTAGCAGTGACTGTTGTGCAAATCGAAAACAATGAAATTGCCCAAATTAAAACAGAGGGTATTGATGGTTATAGCGCTATTCAGGTAGCACATGGTCCACAGTACTCAAGTAAAAAGAAAAAGACTTTAGATGGTCACTTTGCGAAAGCAGGGATTACATCAGCGCGTTCACTTTGGGAGTTTCGTGTAAACGCAGCTCAAGAAGCAGAGTTCGAAGTTGCACAAAAGTTAACTGTAGAATTATTTGAAGCGGGACAAAAAGTCGACGTTTCAGGTATTACGCAAGGTAAAGGTTTCGCAGGTACAATCAAGCGTCATAACTTTGCTGGACAACGTAATACACACGGTAACTCATTATCGCATCGTGTACCAGGATCGATTGGTCAATGTCAGGACCCAGGCCGCGTTTTCAAAGGTAAGAAAATGTCAGGGCATATGGGTGCCGTTCGTAGAACAGCGCAAAATCTTGAGGTCGTCGTAGTGGATACAGAGCGCAGCTTACTTCTCATTAAAGGTGCTGTCCCAGGACCTAAGGGGTCAGATGTTGTTGTGTCTCCTGCAATCAAAGTGAAAAGAGGTAAGGCGTAA
- the rpsJ gene encoding 30S ribosomal protein S10, with protein sequence MDNQRIRIRLKAFDYRLIDQSAKEIVETAKRTGAQVKGPIPLPIKREVFTVLTSPHVNKDARDQYELRTHKRLMDIVNPTDKTVDALMKLDLAAGVDVQIRLD encoded by the coding sequence ATGGATAATCAAAGAATTAGAATTCGCTTAAAAGCATTTGACTATCGTTTAATCGATCAGTCTGCGAAAGAAATTGTTGAAACTGCAAAGCGTACAGGCGCACAGGTTAAAGGTCCTATTCCTTTACCAATTAAGCGTGAAGTATTTACAGTATTAACATCACCGCACGTTAACAAAGATGCGCGTGACCAATATGAGTTAAGAACTCATAAGCGTCTCATGGACATTGTAAACCCAACAGATAAGACAGTTGATGCTTTAATGAAGCTTGACTTAGCTGCTGGTGTTGATGTGCAGATTCGTTTAGACTAA
- the tuf gene encoding elongation factor Tu, giving the protein MSKETFSRSKPHVNVGTIGHVDHGKTTLTAALTKVGNEAVGGNVRAYDQIDNAPEERERGITISTSHVEYESPNRHYAHVDCPGHADYVKNMITGAAQMDGAILVCSAADGPMPQTREHILLSRQVGVPYIVVFLNKADMVDDAELIELVEMEVRELLDAYEFPGDDTPVIVGSALKAIEGDESEIGVPAIKKLLDALDTWIPQPEREIDKAFLMPIEDVFSISGRGTVVTGRIESGIVKTGEELEIVGIRPTAKTTCTGVEMFRKLLDRGEAGDNVGVLLRGTKREDVERGQVLAKPGSIKPHTKFEAEVYVLSKEEGGRHTPFFKGYRPQFYFRTTDVTGACELPEGVEMVMPGDNVKMVVELINPIAMDEGLRFAIREGGRTVGAGVVAKVIA; this is encoded by the coding sequence ATGTCAAAGGAAACTTTTAGCCGTAGCAAACCGCACGTAAACGTCGGTACAATTGGACACGTTGACCATGGTAAAACAACTTTAACAGCTGCTTTAACAAAAGTAGGTAACGAAGCTGTTGGTGGTAACGTTCGCGCATACGATCAAATCGACAACGCACCAGAAGAGAGAGAGCGTGGTATCACGATTTCTACTTCACACGTTGAGTACGAATCACCAAACCGTCACTATGCACACGTTGACTGCCCAGGACACGCAGACTACGTTAAAAATATGATCACTGGTGCAGCGCAAATGGACGGAGCAATCCTCGTTTGTTCAGCAGCTGATGGTCCTATGCCACAAACTCGTGAGCACATCCTTTTATCACGCCAAGTTGGTGTTCCATATATCGTTGTTTTCTTAAACAAAGCAGATATGGTTGATGATGCTGAGTTGATCGAATTAGTTGAGATGGAAGTTCGTGAACTTCTTGATGCTTACGAATTCCCTGGTGATGATACCCCAGTTATCGTTGGTTCTGCACTTAAAGCAATTGAAGGTGATGAATCAGAAATTGGTGTTCCAGCAATCAAAAAACTTCTTGATGCATTAGATACTTGGATTCCACAGCCAGAGCGTGAAATCGATAAAGCATTCTTAATGCCTATCGAAGACGTATTCTCAATTTCAGGTCGTGGTACAGTTGTAACTGGTCGTATCGAGTCTGGTATTGTTAAAACTGGTGAAGAGCTTGAAATCGTAGGTATCCGCCCAACAGCAAAAACAACTTGTACTGGTGTTGAGATGTTCCGTAAACTTCTTGACCGTGGTGAAGCAGGAGATAACGTTGGTGTTCTTCTTCGTGGTACTAAACGTGAAGATGTAGAGCGTGGTCAAGTATTAGCAAAACCAGGTTCAATCAAGCCACATACAAAATTCGAAGCTGAAGTTTACGTTCTTTCAAAAGAAGAAGGTGGACGTCACACGCCATTCTTTAAAGGCTATCGCCCACAATTCTATTTCCGTACTACAGACGTAACAGGTGCTTGTGAGCTTCCTGAAGGTGTTGAAATGGTAATGCCTGGTGATAACGTGAAAATGGTTGTTGAGTTAATCAACCCAATCGCGATGGACGAAGGTTTACGTTTCGCAATTCGTGAAGGTGGCCGTACAGTAGGTGCGGGCGTTGTTGCTAAAGTTATTGCATAA
- the fusA gene encoding elongation factor G, which translates to MARTMPIERYRNIGISAHIDAGKTTTSERILFYTGKSHRIGETHDGTATMDWMAQEQERGITITSAATTCSWKGMKQQFQEHRINLIDTPGHVDFTIEVERSMRVLDGAVMVYCSVGGVQPQSETVWRQANKYAVPRIAFVNKMDRTGADFFRVVEQMKERLRANAVPIQIPIGAEDNFEGVIDLVTMKAIYWNEEDMGMTFEERDIPEALLDDAENYRSQMVEAAAESSEELMDKYLEEGELSEEEIRAGLRARTLASEMVPVCCGTAFKNKGVQALLDDVIYYLPSPVEVKPIAGVLPDGEPGVRQSSDDEPFSALAFKLANDPFVGNLTFVRLYSGVIKSGDHVYNPVKGKRERVGRLLAMHSNSREEIDEARAGDIIAMVGLKDVTTGDTLCDQKDQITLERMEFPEPVIFVAIEPKTKADQEKMGMALSRLAQEDPSFRVRTDEESGQTIIGGMGELHLDIIVDRLKREFKVECGVGAPQVAYRETITKAVEVEGKFVRQSGGRGQFGHVWLKIEPQEIGKGYEFIDQIVGGVVPREYIPAVDRGVQEQMANGVIAGYPIEDVKVTLYDGSYHDVDSSEMAFKIAGSMGFKAGVQKAGPVLLEPVMKVEVETPEDYMGDVMGDLNRRRGNLQGIDDAFGSKVIRAEVPLSEMFGYATALRSSTQGRATYSMEFLKYSQAPNNVAESIINANKAD; encoded by the coding sequence ATGGCTCGAACTATGCCTATTGAACGATACCGTAATATTGGTATCAGTGCTCACATCGACGCAGGTAAAACAACGACTTCAGAGCGTATTCTGTTTTACACAGGTAAAAGTCACCGTATTGGGGAAACTCATGATGGTACTGCGACAATGGACTGGATGGCTCAAGAGCAAGAGCGTGGTATCACTATCACATCTGCAGCGACAACCTGTTCATGGAAAGGAATGAAGCAACAATTCCAAGAGCACAGAATTAACCTTATCGATACTCCAGGACACGTTGACTTTACGATTGAAGTAGAGCGTTCTATGCGTGTTCTTGATGGTGCAGTAATGGTTTACTGTTCTGTTGGTGGTGTTCAGCCACAGTCTGAAACTGTATGGCGTCAAGCGAACAAATATGCGGTTCCTAGAATTGCGTTTGTTAATAAAATGGACCGTACGGGTGCAGATTTCTTCCGTGTTGTTGAGCAGATGAAAGAGCGTTTACGCGCTAATGCTGTTCCTATTCAAATTCCAATCGGTGCTGAAGATAACTTTGAAGGTGTAATTGACCTTGTTACAATGAAGGCGATTTACTGGAATGAAGAAGATATGGGTATGACGTTTGAAGAGCGTGATATTCCTGAAGCGCTTCTTGATGATGCTGAAAACTATCGTTCACAAATGGTAGAAGCTGCAGCTGAGTCTAGCGAAGAGTTGATGGATAAGTATCTTGAAGAAGGTGAATTGTCAGAAGAAGAGATTCGTGCAGGTCTTCGTGCTCGTACACTTGCATCTGAAATGGTGCCTGTATGTTGTGGTACGGCGTTTAAGAACAAAGGTGTTCAGGCGCTTTTAGATGACGTAATTTACTATCTCCCATCACCAGTAGAAGTTAAGCCTATTGCGGGTGTTCTTCCTGATGGTGAACCTGGAGTGCGTCAATCATCTGATGATGAACCGTTCTCTGCGCTTGCGTTTAAATTAGCAAACGACCCATTTGTTGGTAACTTGACGTTTGTAAGACTTTACTCTGGTGTTATTAAATCTGGAGATCACGTTTATAACCCTGTTAAAGGTAAACGTGAGCGTGTAGGTCGTTTACTTGCGATGCACTCAAACTCTCGTGAAGAGATTGATGAGGCGCGTGCAGGTGATATTATTGCAATGGTAGGACTTAAAGATGTAACAACAGGGGATACTCTCTGTGATCAAAAAGATCAAATTACACTTGAGCGTATGGAATTCCCAGAGCCAGTAATTTTTGTTGCGATTGAGCCAAAAACTAAAGCAGACCAAGAAAAAATGGGTATGGCGCTTTCACGTCTTGCTCAAGAAGATCCATCATTCCGCGTTCGTACTGATGAAGAGTCAGGACAAACAATTATCGGTGGTATGGGTGAGCTTCACTTAGATATCATTGTTGACCGTTTGAAGCGTGAGTTCAAGGTTGAGTGTGGTGTAGGTGCTCCTCAAGTTGCTTACCGTGAAACAATTACTAAAGCTGTTGAGGTTGAAGGTAAGTTTGTTCGTCAGTCAGGTGGTCGTGGTCAGTTTGGTCATGTGTGGTTGAAAATTGAACCGCAAGAAATTGGTAAAGGTTATGAATTTATCGATCAGATCGTGGGTGGTGTTGTTCCAAGAGAATATATCCCTGCAGTTGATCGTGGTGTTCAAGAGCAGATGGCGAATGGTGTAATCGCAGGTTACCCAATCGAAGATGTTAAAGTAACACTTTATGATGGTTCATATCATGATGTTGACTCAAGTGAAATGGCGTTTAAAATTGCTGGGTCAATGGGTTTCAAAGCTGGTGTTCAAAAAGCAGGTCCTGTATTGCTTGAGCCAGTGATGAAAGTTGAAGTTGAAACACCAGAAGATTACATGGGTGATGTTATGGGTGACCTTAACCGTCGTCGTGGTAATCTTCAAGGTATTGATGATGCGTTTGGTTCTAAAGTTATTAGAGCTGAAGTTCCATTATCTGAAATGTTCGGTTATGCAACTGCATTGCGTTCATCAACACAAGGTCGTGCAACATACTCAATGGAGTTCTTGAAATATAGCCAAGCTCCTAATAATGTTGCCGAGTCAATCATTAACGCAAACAAAGCAGACTAA
- the rpsG gene encoding 30S ribosomal protein S7 yields the protein MSRRREVPKREILPDAIYGDVMLAKFINMVMISGKKSIAERIMYGALDIVKEKGHENPVEALEQALDNVRPKVEVKSRRVGGATYQVPVEVRASRRDALAMRWMVDAARKRSEKSMMRRMGAEILDALENRGAAVRKREDMHRMAEANKAFSHFRW from the coding sequence ATGTCTAGAAGAAGAGAAGTCCCAAAACGCGAGATTTTACCAGACGCTATTTATGGCGATGTAATGCTTGCGAAATTTATTAATATGGTGATGATTTCTGGTAAGAAATCGATTGCTGAGCGTATCATGTACGGTGCTTTAGACATCGTTAAAGAGAAAGGCCACGAGAATCCTGTTGAAGCTTTAGAACAAGCTTTAGACAATGTTCGACCAAAAGTTGAAGTTAAATCAAGACGTGTTGGTGGTGCGACTTATCAGGTTCCGGTTGAAGTGCGTGCGTCAAGACGTGATGCATTAGCAATGCGCTGGATGGTTGATGCGGCAAGAAAACGTTCTGAGAAATCAATGATGCGTCGTATGGGCGCTGAGATCTTAGATGCGCTTGAAAACCGTGGTGCGGCAGTAAGAAAAAGAGAAGACATGCACCGCATGGCAGAAGCGAACAAAGCGTTCTCGCATTTCCGCTGGTAA
- the rpsL gene encoding 30S ribosomal protein S12, with translation MVTVNQLIRRPRGTKADKSDVPALEGSPQRRGVCTRVYTATPKKPNSAMRKVCRVRLTNGYEVSSYIGGEGHNLQEHSVVLVRGGRVKDLPGVRYHVVRGALDSQGVDKRRKGRSKYGAKKPK, from the coding sequence ATGGTAACAGTTAATCAGTTAATCCGCCGTCCGCGCGGAACGAAAGCTGATAAATCTGACGTTCCTGCACTTGAGGGTTCTCCTCAACGTCGTGGAGTGTGCACAAGGGTTTATACAGCAACACCTAAAAAACCTAACTCTGCTATGCGTAAAGTATGTCGTGTTCGTTTAACTAACGGATATGAAGTGTCTAGCTACATTGGTGGTGAAGGCCATAACTTACAAGAGCACAGTGTTGTTTTGGTTCGTGGTGGTAGAGTAAAAGACCTTCCGGGGGTTCGTTATCACGTTGTTCGTGGTGCATTGGACTCACAAGGTGTTGATAAACGCCGTAAAGGTCGTTCAAAATATGGTGCTAAGAAACCTAAATAG
- the fdhD gene encoding formate dehydrogenase accessory sulfurtransferase FdhD — translation MAIASVVNDKVFFEEVKVQRYQEGIWESIVDSVLVEVPVALIYNGYSHVVVMCTPNDIIDFVYGFSLTEGIIKSLNDIRSIELVPNERGIEVAIEVDPLCVVRIEGRKRQMSARTGCGICGLDSLSDVVREQEKIDFDFVMDEASIDRALQDSSALQMMNQKTGGAHAAFFVSNRGEILLTREDVGRHVALDKLIGAIHQKKINSKTGFILTTSRASFEMVQKAVAAKVGLLVTMSAPTTMAIKLAKQMNIKLAAFTRVGKINLYQG, via the coding sequence ATGGCTATTGCATCGGTGGTAAATGATAAGGTGTTTTTTGAAGAGGTAAAAGTTCAACGGTATCAAGAGGGGATATGGGAGTCTATAGTAGATAGTGTTTTGGTGGAGGTGCCTGTCGCACTGATCTATAATGGTTATTCTCATGTGGTGGTGATGTGTACGCCAAATGACATCATTGATTTTGTTTATGGTTTTTCTTTAACAGAAGGCATCATCAAAAGTTTAAATGATATTCGCTCTATAGAGCTCGTTCCTAACGAGAGAGGAATTGAGGTCGCGATAGAAGTTGACCCCCTTTGCGTTGTAAGGATTGAAGGGCGTAAAAGACAGATGAGTGCGCGTACAGGATGTGGTATTTGTGGGCTTGATTCTTTATCGGATGTTGTGCGTGAGCAGGAAAAAATTGATTTTGATTTTGTAATGGATGAGGCGTCTATTGATAGAGCCTTACAAGATTCATCGGCATTGCAGATGATGAACCAAAAAACAGGCGGCGCGCATGCTGCTTTTTTTGTCTCAAATAGGGGTGAGATTTTATTAACGCGAGAAGATGTGGGTCGGCATGTTGCTTTAGATAAATTAATTGGTGCAATCCATCAAAAAAAGATTAATTCTAAAACAGGGTTTATATTGACGACTTCACGGGCGAGTTTTGAAATGGTGCAAAAAGCTGTTGCGGCAAAGGTGGGGTTGCTGGTGACAATGTCTGCTCCGACAACTATGGCAATTAAGCTTGCTAAGCAGATGAATATAAAGCTTGCGGCATTTACCCGTGTTGGTAAAATTAATCTCTACCAAGGTTGA